A genomic stretch from Anopheles nili chromosome X, idAnoNiliSN_F5_01, whole genome shotgun sequence includes:
- the LOC128728954 gene encoding low-density lipoprotein receptor-related protein 4, whose product MAARRHGCFTALLPSLAVGLTVPLLMVVPLLIGIATGQEQTTEVTSEGHYSGKSDQQPPGPNQLGAAWQIFGSNSMRQSGDGRVVKTKPRKPKPHQKDIRPQLPPGKIVMAPPRRRNFHQATQYPKNASIAIDRSAGLSHHPIGSHPGGSVYGSMTHYDTLYGIRGVERRDNDGYRPFDRHSPSAHLGHYHIHPEDDIFRSDEELLMESGGGGGTPGKTDGLPGLENCDIKCEPREFRCDKSCACIHMDLHCDGQADCVLTEDEQDCEIVHQRLAQQIKDNCETSGTHVICATTHICISRDWLCDGDDDCGDYTDETHCGSRLECTEEKFECQNGMCIPRDWVCDGDNDCNDLSDEKNCTKQCTRDEFRCKDGSCISASFQCDGETDCIDESDEADCDRPMQNCPEGEFKCKGVLGGMGGPGGRCVLMRFRCDGDNDCGDWSDEENCPKKQVDCMINEFKCDDGDCIPLQWRCDDKQDCNNGEDEKSCPVDRVAGRTCSPDEYTCKDGRCILRSWVCDGTADCRRGEDEQDCDIKCELNQFLCASGSRNSTRDSVCINQKHVCDGHSDCANGEDEMRCPIVHPCGAHSRCEQLCVTAYSGREECMCRPGYLLHGNGYNCTDIDECAITSVPVCSQECSNVAGSFRCSCQPGYVLRPDQRTCKAVGGSVKLLMANRADIRQVSLSNNQYTSIAKGLPNAIALDYHYRQDLLFWTDVSIDVIKRSHLNGSGVRDVIKWGLESPGGLAVDWIHDLLFWTDSGTRRVEVSTLDGQMRAVLAASDLDKPRAIAVHPGRALVFWTDWGTAPKIERAFMDGSERQTIVAEAIFWPNGLTIDYTSNRIYWADAKHVIESAGFDGRARRKILSNNLPHPFALALFEDAMYWTDWHTKTISTASKINGRGFRVVHEGLHFPMGIQSYHPSRQPDFANRCASDKNGRKGGCSHLCLPARTHRRCACPIGLTLRPDQKTCSTVPDKLLLIARKKDVRVRQLDAANPVDMVLPLDGIKSTVAVDWCSRTNVIYWTDVGKSVISRAFINGSRQEAIVKANLISPAGLALDWVTDKIYWTDPGTNRIEAATTDGRQRALLIWERLDKPRDIVVHPGEGYMFWSDWGSNPLIERAGMDGTGRFTLVSENLQWPNGLALDVDKQRLYFLDGGTKSLEYVNYDGTGRNRLITEGLKHPFGLDVYEKRVYWTDWDTHSIQVANMYTGHERRTILANNTDLMDIRVFHRNRRDSRNPCAHKNGGCSYICLLNPSSYSCACPIGIQLKDNGKTCKSGPSNYLMFAHRTEIRQVSLDSDYQIDVVLPLPPISNVVTLDVDRRTGEIYWADTIEDVIMRSTPDGMRIKQIYSESMTSVDGLVIDSIGRKIYWTDAGRKVLEVSDLEEGIRSALVWKELEQPRGIAIDYESGYLFWSDWGANPRIERADMDGENRIDLITEGLGWPNGLTVDRTAKRIFWADAQMKTIESCSLSGGMRAKVVDNLPHPYALAVTGRTIYWTDWITKALHSVPKSNPTHIRNVTHGLEGLMDVKVVQEDEERHLENVCGVGNGGCSHLCLRNPTGYSCKCPTGLTMREGSMTDCKNLPDEYLLIALRSGIGRISLDTPDLFDVVLPIEGVHGAVVLDYHFDSMYVFYADVNVDAIRRVNMHNYSDTQVIVSSGLNTPNGIAVDWLADNLYWTDTALKKIEVARLDGSCRKAILTDGLDDPRSIILYPKRGFVFWADWGQTPKIERAYMDGSERRSVIDFELGFPTGLAIDFDAKKLYWADALQDRIELCDFDGRRRMQVVAHATHPFGFTLTATHLYWTDWYNKSVLRAPKHSATNVEVARFSLRGALEIRAVSGQRQPHDWNPCRTDNGGCSHLCLYAESRYVCGCPDIPDGHHCVLEPTFLVPMKPNDEMLSASEEKPGLSNGSIELTKSKMHAQLVIIATAILAGLLIIVIIAILVLIVNSKRKQTKKSSRSASDVLTFTNPNYNGIDGLCQSVDAGSSRNTIWKRLKYDRAQERVFEEKYLGVQHHSANGSYLASTPSSQITPVSAVLPV is encoded by the exons ATGGCCGCACGACGGCATGGGTGTTTCACCGCACTACTGCCCAGCCTGGCCGTAGGGCTGACGGTGCCACTCCTGATGGTGGTGCCGCTTCTGATCGGCATCG CAACCGGCCAGGAACAAACGACAGAGGTCACGTCAGAGGGCCACTACTCAGGCAAATCTGATCAGCAACCACCAGGTCCGAATCAGCTCGGTGCCGCCTGGCAGATCTTTGGCTCTAACTCCATGCGTCAGTCAGGTGACGGGCGCGTCGTCAAGACGAAACCCCGCAAACCGAAACCACACCAAAAGGACATCAGGCCACAGTTGCCACCGGGCAAGATCGTAATGGCACCGCCCAGACGACGTAACTTCCACCAGGCCACGCAGTACCCAAAGAACGCCTCGATCGCCATTGACCGTAGTGCGGGACTCTCGCATCATCCCATCGGAAGTCACCCAGGTGGAAGCGTGTATGGGTCTATGACCCACTATGACACGCTGTACGGTATACGAGGAGTCGAGCGCAGAGACAACGATGGTTATCGACCATTCGATCGCCACAGTCCGAGTGCCCATCTTGGGCACTATCACATCCACCCGGAAGATGACATCTTCCGATCGGACGAGGAACTACTGATGGAGTccggcggtggaggtggtacACCTGGCAAGACGGACGGTCTACCTGGGTTAGAGAACTGCGACATTAAGTGTGAACCGCGCGAGTTCAGGTGTGATAAGAGTTGCGCCTGCATCCACATGGATCTGCATTGCGATGGTCAGGCGGACTGCGTGCTGACAGAGGATGAGCAGGACTGCGAGATCGTGCACCAGCGGTTGGCTCAGCAGATTAAGGACAACTGTGAGACGAGTGGTACGCACGTCATCTGCGCTACCACACACATCTGTATCTCGCGGGATTGGTTGTGTGATGGGGATGATGACTGCGGTGACTACACGGATGAGACGCACTGTGGGTCACGGCTCGAATGTACGGAGGAGAAGTTCGAGTGCCAGAATGGCATGTGTATACCCCGGGACTGGGTGTGCGATGGTGACAACGACTGCAACGACCTGTCGGACGAGAAGAACTGCACGAAACA ATGCACCCGCGATGAGTTCCGTTGCAAGGATGGCTCATGCATCTCGGCGTCCTTCCAGTGTGACGGTGAAACGGATTGCATCGACGAGTCGGACGAAGCTGACTGCGATCGGCCGATGCAGAACTGTCCGGAGGGTGAGTTCAAATGCAAGGGCGTGTTGGGTGGCATGGGCGGTCCAGGTGGTCGCTGTGTCCTGATGCGCTTCCGGTGTGACGGCGACAATGACTGTGGCGATTGGAGCGATGAGGAGAACTGCCCCAAGAAGCAGGTTGATTGCATGATCAACGAGTTCAAGTGCGACGACGGTGATTGCATCCCACTGCAGTGGCGTTGTGATGACAAGCAGGACTGCAACAATGGTGAGGACGAGAAGAGTTGTCCGGTGGATCGAGTCGCTGGCAGGACCTGCTCACCAGATGAGTACACCTGCAAGGATGGTAGATGCATACTG AGATCTTGGGTGTGCGATGGAACCGCCGACTGTCGACGTGGTGAGGATGAGCAGGACTGTGACATCAAGTGCGAGCTGAATCAGTTCTTATGTGCATCGGGCAGCCGGAACAGCACCCGTGACTC GGTGTGCATCAACCAGAAGCACGTATGTGATGGCCACAGCGATTGCGCGAACGGTGAAGACGAGATGCGATGTCCAATCGTTCACCCATGCGGGGCTCACTCTCGCTGTGAACAGCTCTGTGTGACAGCATACAGTGGTCGAGAGGAGTGTATGTGCCGACCTGGGTATCTGCTACACGGTAACGGCTACAACTGCACCGACATTGACGAATGCGCCATCACAAGCGTCCCAGTGTGCTCTCAGGAGTGCTCGAACGTTGCCGGGAGCTTCCGATGTTCATGTCAGCCGGGGTATGTCTTACGACCTGATCAACGCACCTGCAAAGCGGTCGGAGGCTCTGTCAAACTGCTGATGGCAAACCGAGCCGACATCCGACAGGTGTCACTCAGCAACAACCAGTACACATCGATCGCGAAAGGGCTACCAAACGCGATCGCTCTCGACTATCACTACCGGCAGGACCTGCTCTTCTGGACGGACGTCTCGATAGACGTCATCAAGCGGTCACATTTGAACGGGAGTGGAGTTCGGGACGTCATCAAGTGGGGTTTGGAGTCTCCCGGTGGTCTAGCAGTAGACTGGATCCATGATCTTCTATTTTGGACCGATTCTGGAACACGTCGTGTGGAGGTGTCTACTCTCGACGGGCAGATGCGCGCGGTATTGGCAGCGAGTGACCTCGACAAGCCCCGTGCCATCGCCGTTCATCCAGGGCGAGCTCTCGTCTTCTGGACCGACTGGGGCACTGCTCCTAAGATCGAGCGTGCCTTCATGGACGGTTCCGAACGGCAAACGATCGTAGCTGAGGCCATCTTCTGGCCAAACGGGCTCACGATCGACTACACCAGCAATCGGATCTACTGGGCGGACGCGAAGCACGTCATCGAGAGTGCCGGTTTCGATGGACGCGCTCGACGTAAGATCCTCAGCAACAACCTGCCACACCCATTCGCGCTCGCGCTCTTTGAGGACGCGATGTACTGGACGGACTGGCACACGAAGACCATCTCGACTGCGAGCAAGATCAACGGGCGAGGTTTCCGGGTCGTCCACGAGGGTCTACACTTCCCGATGGGCATCCAGAGCTACCATCCTTCCCGTCAGCCGGACTTCGCCAATCGATGTGCGTCGGACAAGAATGGCCGCAAAGGTGGCTGTTCTCACCTATGTCTCCCAGCAAGGACACACCGACGATGTGCTTGCCCCATCGGATTGACCTTGCGGCCAGATCAGAAGACCTGTTCGACAGTACCCGATAAACTTCTGCTAATCGCGCGCAAGAAGGACGTGCGAGTTCGCCAACTGGACGCAGCGAACCCGGTCGACATGGTGTTACCTCTGGATGGCATCAAGTCAACGGTGGCAGTTGATTGGTGTAGCCGCACGAACGTCATCTACTGGACGGACGTTGGCAAGAGTGTGATAAGCCGGGCGTTCATTAACGGCAGCCGGCAGGAGGCCATCGTGAAGGCGAACCTCATCTCACCGGCTGGATTGGCACTCGATTGGGTCACGGATAAGATCTACTGGACGGATCCAGGTACGAACCGCATTGAGGCAGCGACAACGGATGGACGCCAGCGGGCTTTGCTCATATGGGAGCGTCTGGACAAACCGAGGGACATCGTAGTGCATCCTGGCGAGGGCTATATGTTCTGGTCAGATTGGGGTTCAAACCCACTGATCGAACGAGCCGGCATGGATGGCACTGGTCGGTTTACGCTCGTATCGGAGAACCTGCAATGGCCGAATGGGTTAGCGCTAGATGTTGACAAGCAGCGGTTGTACTTCCTTGACGGTGGCACTAAGTCGCTTGAGTACGTCAACTACGATGGTACAGGGCGTAACCGGCTCATTACTGAGGGATTGAAGCATCCGTTTGGGCTAGACGTGTACGAGAAGCGCGTGTACTGGACCGATTGGGACACACACAGCATTCAGGTGGCCAACATGTACACTGGGCATGAGAGGCGTACTATTCTTGCAAACAACACGGACCTGATGGACATCCGTGTGTTCCACCGGAACCGCCGAGACTCACGCAATCCATGTGCGCACAAAAATGGTGGTTGTTCGTACATCTGTCTACTCAACCCCAGTAGCTACAGTTGCGCATGTCCCATCGGCATTCAGCTAAAG GATAACGGCAAGACTTGCAAGAGCGGTCCATCCAACTACCTGATGTTTGCACATCGCACAGAGATACGGCAGGTGTCGCTAGATAGTGACTACCAGATCGATGTGGTGTTGCCGTTGCCACCGATCTCGAACGTGGTGACTCTGGACGTGGATCGTCGCACGGGTGAAATCTATTGGGCGGATACTATTGAGGACGTGATCATGCGTTCTACACCTGACGGTATGCGTATCAAGCAGATCTACAGCGAGAGCATGACTAGTGTTGATGGACTCGTCATCGATTCGATTGGACGCAAG ATTTACTGGACTGACGCTGGTCGAAAGGTGTTGGAGGTGAGCGACCTTGAGGAGGGCATCCGGAGCGCATTGGTTTGGAAAGAATTGGAGCAGCCTCGAGGTATAGCCATTGACTATGAATCGGGGTACCTATTCTGGTCTGATTGGGGAGCAAACCCACGTATCGAGCGTGCCGACATGGACGGTGAGAACCGCATCGACCTAATCACAGAGGGTCTGGGATGGCCGAATGGTCTAACCGTGGACAGGACGGCAAAGCGTATCTTCTGGGCTGACGCGCAGATGAAGACGATCGAATCCTGCAGCCTGTCAGGTGGTATGCGAGCGAAGGTTGTCGACAATCTGCCACACCCATACGCACTGGCGGTAACTGGACGTACAATCTACTGGACGGATTGGATCACAAAGGCACTACATTCGGTGCCGAAATCGAACCCGACGCATATCCGCAACGTTACACATGGACTCGAGGGTCTGATGGACGTGAAAGTAGTACAGGAGGACGAAGAACGACACCTGGAGAATGTGTGCGGTGTTGGGAATGGAGGTTGTTCGCATCTGTGTCTGCGTAATCCCACCGGATATTCGTGCAAGTGTCCCACGGGACTCACCATGCGCGAGGGAAGCATGACCGACTGCAAGAACCTACCTGAT GAGTATTTGCTGATCGCATTACGCTCTGGAATTGGACGTATCTCACTCGACACGCCGGATCTGTTCGATGTGGTCCTACCGATTGAGGGCGTCCACGGTGCGGTTGTACTCGACTATCACTTCGATAGTATGTACGTCTTCTACGCTGATGTCAACGTGGACGCGATCCGGCGTGTCAACATGCACAACTACTCCGACACGCAGGTGATCGTGTCGAGTGGGCTGAACACGCCAAATGGCATCGCTGTCGATTGGCTGGCGGACAACCTTTACTGGACGGACACAGCTCTCAAGAAGATCGAGGTCGCTAGACTGGACGGGTCCTGCCGCAAGGCGATCCTGACAGATGGTCTGGATGATCCTCGCTCCATTATTCTCTACCCAAAGCGTGGATTCGTCTTCTGGGCGGATTGGGGCCAGACGCCCAAAATCGAGCGCGCCTACATGGATGGATCTGAGCGGCGGAGTGTGATCGATTTCGAGCTTGGCTTCCCAACTGGGTTGGCTATAGACTTTGACGCAAAGAAGTTGTACTGGGCAGATGCCCTACAGGATCGCATTGAGCTGTGTGATTTTGATGGACGTCGGCGTATGCAGGTGGTGGCGCATGCGACACACCCATTCGGGTTCACGCTTACTGCGACACACCTCTACTGGACGGATTGGTACAATAAGTCGGTGTTGCGTGCACCCAAACACAGTGCCACCAACGTAGAGGTAGCTCGCTTCAGCCTGCGTGGCGCTCTTGAGATTCGAGCCGTGTCAGGACAACGGCAACCGCACGATTGGAACCCATGTCGAACCGATAACGGTGGCTGTTCTCATCTCTGTCTGTACGCGGAGTCACGCtacgtgtgtgggtgtccCGACATTCCGGATGGACATCACTGTGTGCTCGAACCGACGTTCCTGGTACCTATGAAACCGAACGACGAGATGTTATCGGCGAGTGAGGAAAAACCGGGCCTCTCAAATGGCTCTATCGAGCTCACGAAAAGCAAGATGCACGCGCAGCTCGTCATCATCGCCACGGCCATCTTGGCCGGGCTGctgatcatcgtcatcatcgccatccTAG TGTTGATTGTCAACTCGAAACGGAAGCAGACTAAGAAGAGCTCGCGCAGCGCAAGTGACGTGCTGACGTTCACCAATCCCAACTACAACGGTATCGACGGGCTATGCCAGTCAGTAGACGCCGGTTCCTCGCGCAACACCATCTGGAAGCGGCTCAAGTACGATCGTGCTCAG GAGCGCGTTTTTGAGGAGAAGTACTTGGGTGTACAACATCACAGCGCCAACGGGAGCTACCTGGCCTCGACTCCGTCATCTCAGATCACGCCGGTGTCAGCTGTGCTGCCCGTCTAA
- the LOC128729277 gene encoding gamma-aminobutyric acid receptor subunit beta-like produces MWPLVVFCLLNSVQINSALRSVHQKSMAAGRLENVTQTISRILEGYDIRLRPNFGGEPLHVGMDLTIASFDAISEVNMDYTITMYLNQYWKDERLAFNAFALWGDNQKEQTGEIMIDDDGANDVITLSGDFAEKIWVPDTFFANDKNSFLHDVTERNKLVRLAGDGAVTYGMRFTTTLACMMDLHYYPLDSQNCTVEIESYGYTVSDVVMYWRSTPIRGVEEAELPQFTIIGYETNDRKEKLATGVYQRLSLSFKLQRNIGYFVFQTYLPSILIVMLSWVSFWINHEATSARVALGITTVLTMTTISTGVRSSLPRISYVKAIDIYLVMCFVFVFAALLEYAAVNYTYWGARAKKKCKKNKEAERKVFGKTEKTTCSADDIIELQDIRMSPIASLRNRHYSNTITTSDSVDSAKFPPSFRIARSYGSSTRSGLRYRNARGQGRPKMLHAIKRGASVIKASIPKIKDVNVIDKYSRVIFPVSFAAFNAGYWIFYVLE; encoded by the exons ATGTGGCCGCTTGTGGTGTTCTGCCTCTTAAACTCAGTACAAATCAACAGCGCGCTGCGAAG CGTGCATCAAAAGTCAATGGCTGCGGgccggttggaaaatgtaacACAGACAATATCACGGATACTGGAGGGCTATGATATCCGGCTACGACCAAACTTTGGTG GAGAGCCATTACACGTGGGTATGGATCTAACGATAGCGAGCTTCGACGCCATCTCAGAAGTTAATATG GATTACACTATCACAATGTACCTCAATCAGTACTGGAAGGATGAGCGGTTGGCGTTCAACGCATTCGCCCTGTGGGGAGACAATCAGAAGGAGCAAACGGGCGAAATTATGATAGACGACGATGGCGCGAACGACGTCATCACGCTGTCGGGTGACTTCGCCGAAAAGATCTGGGTACCAGACACGTTCTTCGCGAACGACAAGAACAGCTTCCTGCACGACGTGACCGAACGGAACAAGCTGGTTCGGCTGGCTGGTGATGGTGCCGTAACATATGGAATGCGCTTCACTACCACGCTTGCCTGCATGATGGACTTGCACTACTACCCACTGGACTCACAAAACTGCACGGTGGAGATTGAGAGCT ATGGATACACCGTCTCGGACGTCGTCATGTACTGGCGCTCTACGCCCATACGCGGTGTTGAGGAAGCGGAACTGCCACAGTTCACCATCATCGGGTATGAGACGAACGATCGGAAG GAAAAGCTGGCGACTGGGGTGTACCAGCGGTTGTCGCTTTCCTTCAAGCTCCAGCGCAACATCGGCTACTTCGTGTTTCAGACCTATCTACCCAGCATACTGATCGTGATGTTGTCCTGGGTATCCTTCTGGATCAATCATGAGGCCACCTCAGCGCGTGTGGCGCTTGGTATCACGACCGTACTGACAATGACTACCATCAGTACCGGTGTTCGAAGCTCGCTACCCCGCATTTCGTACGTTAAGGCCATCGACATCTACCTGGTGATGTGCTTCGTATTTGTGTTCGCCGCCCTGCTGGAGTATGCCGCCGTCAACTACACGTACTGGGGTGCCCGTGCCaaaaagaaatgtaaaaagaaTAAGGAAGCTGAACGGAAGGTGTTCG GGAAAACCGAGAAGACCACCTGTTCAGCTGACGACATTATCGAGCTGCAGGACATTCGCATGAGCCCGATCGCGTCCTTACGCAACCGACACTACTCAAACACGATCACTACCAGCGATAGCGTTGACTCTGCTAAGTTCCCGCCGAGTTTCCGCATCGCCCGGTCGTATGGGTCGAGTACCCGCAGCGGTCTGCGGTACCGCAATGCGAGAG GTCAGGGAAGGCCGAAGATGCTGCACGCGATCAAGCGCGGTGCCTCCGTCATCAAGGCGTCCATACCGAAGATCAAGGACGTGAACGTGATCGACAAGTACTCGCGGGTCATCTTTCCGGTGAGCTTCGCTGCCTTCAACGCCGGCTACTGGATATTTTACGTGCTCGAGTGA